One Solea senegalensis isolate Sse05_10M linkage group LG21, IFAPA_SoseM_1, whole genome shotgun sequence DNA segment encodes these proteins:
- the slc31a2 gene encoding probable low affinity copper uptake protein 2, protein MMSMTFGFSSSVMLLFDFWDVNGPVGMVLSVLVVTLLTVFYEVLKVWRVWLSSKSKLARPGTAAEPCHSDSSSALARSQSESSVVTTETHTPDPNSRKRFLLLHGVQAVLHVLQVTLGYMLMLCVMSYNAWIFLGVIVGSALGYYISFPLVGAV, encoded by the exons ATGATGTCC atgACGTTTGGCTTTTCCAGCAGCGTGATGCTGCTCTTTGACTTCTGGGATGTGAACGGACCTGTAG gaatgGTGCTCTCAGTGCTGGTGGTCACGCTGCTGACCGTGTTCTACGAGGTTCTGAAGGTTTGGAGGGTTTGGTTGAGCAGTAAATCTAAACTGGCTCGGCCCGGCACCGCGGCTGAGCCGTGTCACAGCGACAGCAGCTCCGCCCTGGCCAGAAGCCAATCAGAATCCTCCGTGGTGACCACAGAGACTCACACTCCAGACCCAAACTCCAGGAAACG TTTCCTTCTGCTCCACGGTGTCCAGGCCGTCCTCCACGTGCTGCAGGTGACGCTGGGCTACATGCTGATGCTGTGCGTCATGTCGTACAACGCGTGGATCTTCCTGGGCGTCATCGTGGGCTCCGCGCTCGGTTACTACATCTCGTTCCCTCTGGTGGGTGCGGTCTGA